The following proteins are encoded in a genomic region of Glycine soja cultivar W05 chromosome 17, ASM419377v2, whole genome shotgun sequence:
- the LOC114392288 gene encoding protein EARLY FLOWERING 3-like: protein MKRGNEEEKLGGPMFPRLHVNDAEKGGPRAPPRNKMALYEQFSIPSQKFNPRLLPRKPNSSSNIVPPPTQGNGHERSYVYPVRFSSQTPTHRAESYISRQSDDGSRSNTSLVQLERRKKVDDDIHVYTCSGIDQSNDKTMESVDGKKFTPFGARNFCYSVAVQNDGDKDPTQFSSCSLPVDLRKDVRNGNEANPHVSSSRRKPKMSVKNNSSGEIIDSLMMQAKVIPNLEDQDYSVPNISRLHQDDTCLQKECVAGSQSNDVEHGDDLLNSTRDIDNGNALVPRGCFHSAANQTRPLEATNDAEYHDTGTGGPIQKGNFDERDNISKISTVTNLSSLIVSPDDVVGILGQKHFWKARRKIANQQSVFAVQVFELHRLIKVQQLIAASPDVLLEDVAFMGKFPLTESPPKNISLEVVVEPQQQNPKRKNDSEKLNHKTECSAENAVAKRTSFSSPKNGSHLANHTPFSGTPHQANVASDNKTSPWCFNQTPGHQWLIPVMSPSEGLVYKPYPGPGFKGTMHGGCGGPFGQAPLSATFMNPAYQFPASHPVVGVSPFVPPASHTYFAPFGMPVMNQATSGSAVEQVNQFAAQGSHGQNGHSSVEGADFNTHHNQSSSNLPVQKNGARLHVKKSQALKERGLQGSTRSSPSEMAQGIRAGKIADGSDAQSLSLHAVETRQQTQAIKVVPHNRKSATESAARIFQSIQEERKQHDLV from the exons ATGAAGAGAGGGAACGAGGAAGAGAAGTTGGGGGGGCCCATGTTCCCAAGGCTGCATGTGAATGATGCAGAGAAAGGAGGGCCAAGAGCACCACCAAGGAACAAGATGGCTCTTTATGAACAGTTCAGTATTCCATCTCAGAAGTTCAATCCACGCCTTCTTCCACGAAAACCAAATTCTTCTTCTAACATAGTTCCTCCCCCAACCCAG GGAAATGGCCATGAGAGAAGTTATGTCTACCCAGTTCGTTTCTCTTCACAAACACCCACTCATCGAGCTGAAAGTTATATTTCTCGCCAATCTGATGATGGATCAAGGTCGAACACTTCATTGGTGCAACTTGAACGGAGAAAAAAAGTAGATGATGACATTCACGTGTACACTTGCTCGGGGATTGATCAATCTAATGATAAAACGATGGAAAGTGTAGATGGGAAAAAATTCACTCCTTTCGGTGCTAGGAATTTTTGTTATTCAGTTGCTGTGCAAAATGATGGTGACAAGGATCCAACACAATTTAGCTCCTGCTCCCTTCCTGTTGATCTGAGAAAAGATGTGAGGAATGGGAATGAGGCTAATCCACATGTAAGCTCTAGTAGACGGAAACCAAAAATGTCGGTCAAAAACAATTCAAGTGGAGAAATTATCGACAGTCTAATGATGCAAGCCAAGGTGATTCCAAATCTAGAGGATCAAGATTATTCTGTGCCAAATATAAGCAGGTTACATCAGGATGATACTTGCCTACAGAAGGAGTGTGTGGCTGGGTCCCAATCCAATGACGTTGAGCATGGTGATGATCTCCTGAACTCTACAAGGGATATTGATAATGGAAATGCCCTTGTACCAAGAGGCTGTTTTCATTCTGCAGCAAACCAAACACGTCCACTTGAGGCTACCAATGACGCTGAATATCACGATACTGGGACTGGAGGCCCAATACAGAAGGGAAATTTTGATGAAAGGGACAACATTTCCAAGATCTCCACTGTAACAAATTTATCAAGTCTGATTGTTTCTCCTGATGATGTTGTAGGGATATTAGGTCAAAAACATTTCTGGAAAGCAAGAAGAAAAATTGCCAA TCAACAGAGTGTGTTTGCAGTCCAAGTGTTTGAACTGCACAGACTGATTAAG GTCCAACAGCTAATTGCTGCATCACCGGATGTTTTGCTTGAAGATGTTGCTTTCATGGGAAAATTTCCTCTGACGGAATCTCCTCCTAAAAATATCTCATTGGAAGTGGTTGTTGAGCCTCAGCAACAAAATCCTAAGCGGAAAAACGATTCTGAAAAGCTAAACCATAAAACAGAATGTTCAGCTGAGAATGCAGTTGCAAAAAGAACATCTTTTTCGTCCCCGAAAAATGGTAGCCACCTTGCAAATCACACCCCCTTTTCAGGAACTCCACACCAGGCAAATGTAGCTTCTGATAATAAAACAAGTCCCTGGTGTTTCAATCAGACACCTGGACATCAGTGGTTAATTCCTGTCATGTCTCCTTCCGAAGGGCTTGTCTACAAGCCATATCCTGGGCCCGGATTTAAGGGAACAATGCATGGAGGATGCGGCGGGCCATTCGGACAAGCACCTCTCAGTGCTACTTTCATGAATCCCGCCTATCAATTCCCAGCTTCTCATCCAGTAGTTGGGGTTTCACCGTTTGTCCCTCCGGCCAGTCACACCTACTTCGCTCCCTTTGGCATGCCGGTAATGAATCAAGCAACATCAGGATCAGCCGTTGAACAGGTGAACCAGTTTGCTGCACAAGGTTCTCATGGTCAAAATGGTCATTCATCTGTAGAGGGAGCCGATTTTAACACTCATCATAACCAAAGCTCATCTAACTTGCCAGTTCAGAAGAATGGAGCTAGGTTACATGTTAAAAAATCTCAGGCCCTGAAGGAGAGAGGGTTACAAGGGAGCACAAGAAGCAGTCCTAGTGAAATGGCACAGGGAATCAGAGCAGGGAAAATTGCTGACGGAAGTGATGCACAGTCTCTTTCTCTTCACGCTGTTGAAACCAGACAGCAAACACAAGCCATCAAAGTTGTACCCCATAACCGGAAATCCGCGACGGAATCAGCAGCTAGAATTTTTCAATCCATTCAAGAAGAGAGAAAACAGCATGATTTGGTCTAG